Proteins from one Pseudomonas grandcourensis genomic window:
- a CDS encoding ATP-binding protein produces the protein MIRSLRIRLMLAATLLAVLFMLALLPAMQGAFSLALQDSIEQRLASDVTTLISAARVENNSLQMPAQLPDERFNLTDSRLLGYIYDREGHLVWRSKATQEERINYKPRYDGRGSEFARIREANGQEFFVYDVEVKLLGGKSAAFSIVALQPVREYELTLEGLRENLYLGFGAALLVLLALLWIGLTWGLQALRRLSQELDQIEGGTRESLSEEHPRELLRLTGSLNRLLHSEREQRSRYRDSLDDLAHSLKTPLAVLQGVSEDMAQRPEDRDQAWVLQTQIERMSQQISYQLQRASLRKSGLVRHQVQLRPVLKSLCDTLDKVYRDKRVHVAFDLPDPCYVPIEQGALLEMMGNLLENAYRLCLGEIRISVRETLSGTELCVEDDGPGVPQDQRARILERGERLDRQHPGQGIGLAVVKDIIESYSAKLTLDDSPMGGAAFRIHFPAV, from the coding sequence TTGATCCGTTCGCTACGCATACGCTTGATGCTCGCCGCCACGCTGTTGGCGGTGTTGTTCATGCTGGCGTTGCTGCCTGCCATGCAGGGCGCCTTCAGCCTGGCACTGCAGGACTCCATCGAGCAGCGCCTGGCATCCGATGTGACCACGCTGATCTCGGCCGCCCGGGTGGAGAACAATAGCCTGCAGATGCCGGCGCAATTGCCCGACGAGCGCTTCAATCTCACCGACAGCCGATTGCTCGGCTATATCTATGACCGTGAAGGGCATCTGGTCTGGCGTTCGAAGGCGACCCAGGAAGAACGCATCAACTACAAGCCGCGCTACGACGGACGTGGCAGCGAGTTTGCGCGGATCCGCGAAGCCAATGGCCAGGAGTTCTTTGTCTACGACGTCGAGGTCAAGTTGCTCGGCGGCAAAAGTGCAGCCTTCAGCATCGTGGCGTTGCAGCCGGTTCGCGAGTACGAGCTGACCCTCGAAGGCCTGCGGGAAAATCTCTATCTGGGTTTTGGCGCGGCACTGCTGGTGCTGCTGGCGTTGCTGTGGATCGGCCTGACCTGGGGCTTGCAGGCTTTGCGGCGCTTGAGCCAGGAGCTGGACCAGATCGAGGGGGGGACCCGCGAAAGTCTCAGTGAGGAACATCCCCGGGAATTGCTGCGCCTGACCGGCTCCCTCAACCGTTTGCTGCACAGTGAGCGTGAGCAGCGCAGTCGCTATCGTGATTCCCTCGACGACCTGGCCCATAGCCTGAAAACGCCGCTGGCGGTGTTGCAAGGCGTCAGCGAAGACATGGCCCAGCGTCCCGAGGATCGCGATCAGGCCTGGGTACTGCAAACCCAGATCGAACGCATGAGCCAGCAGATCAGCTACCAGTTGCAGCGCGCCAGCCTGCGCAAAAGCGGCCTGGTACGTCATCAGGTGCAATTGCGACCGGTACTGAAAAGCCTGTGCGACACGCTGGACAAGGTCTATCGCGACAAGCGCGTGCACGTCGCGTTCGACCTGCCTGACCCGTGCTACGTACCGATCGAGCAGGGCGCTCTGCTGGAGATGATGGGCAACCTGCTGGAAAACGCCTATCGCCTGTGCCTGGGCGAAATACGCATCAGTGTGCGTGAAACCCTCAGTGGCACGGAGTTGTGTGTCGAGGACGACGGCCCTGGCGTACCACAGGATCAGCGCGCACGGATTCTCGAGCGCGGAGAACGCCTGGACCGCCAGCACCCGGGGCAGGGCATCGGCCTGGCGGTGGTCAAGGACATCATCGAGAGCTACAGCGCCAAGCTGACCCTGGACGATTCACCAATGGGCGGAGCAGCGTTCCGGATTCATTTTCCGGCGGTGTGA
- a CDS encoding response regulator, which translates to MEQEAWQVLIVEDDQRLAELTRDYLEANGLRVSIEGNGALAANRIIKEQPDLVILDLMLPGEDGLSICRKVRARYDGPILMLTARTDDTDQILGLDLGADDYVCKPVRPRLLLARIQALLRRSEAPEVAPEKQRRLQFGPLIVDNALREAWLQGSGIELTSAEFDLLWLLVANAGRILSREEIFTALRGIGYDGQDRSIDVRISRIRPKIGDDPEHPRLIKTVRSKGYLFVPEACVDPSL; encoded by the coding sequence GTGGAGCAAGAAGCCTGGCAGGTATTGATTGTGGAGGACGACCAGCGACTGGCCGAACTGACCCGCGATTACCTGGAAGCCAATGGCCTGCGTGTATCGATCGAAGGCAATGGCGCCCTTGCTGCAAATCGCATCATCAAGGAACAGCCGGACCTGGTGATCCTCGACCTGATGCTCCCCGGTGAAGATGGCCTGAGCATTTGCCGCAAGGTCCGCGCCCGCTATGACGGCCCGATCCTGATGCTCACCGCCCGCACCGATGACACCGACCAGATTCTCGGCCTGGACCTTGGGGCTGACGACTACGTCTGCAAACCGGTACGCCCGCGCCTGTTGCTGGCGCGCATCCAGGCCTTGTTGCGACGCAGTGAAGCGCCCGAGGTCGCTCCGGAAAAACAGCGGCGCCTGCAGTTCGGCCCGCTGATCGTCGACAACGCCTTGCGCGAAGCCTGGTTGCAGGGCAGCGGCATCGAGCTGACCAGCGCCGAATTCGACCTGCTCTGGCTATTGGTGGCCAATGCCGGGCGTATCCTCTCCCGGGAAGAGATCTTCACCGCGCTGCGGGGTATCGGCTATGACGGTCAGGACCGCTCCATCGATGTGCGCATCTCGCGCATTCGCCCGAAGATCGGCGATGACCCGGAGCATCCACGGCTGATCAAGACCGTGCGCAGCAAAGGCTACCTGTTCGTTCCCGAGGCTTGCGTAGATCCGTCCCTGTGA
- a CDS encoding ribonucleoside-diphosphate reductase subunit alpha, protein MQTDTTRENPQGTLPQATDSNSDLSATAPGQLRVIKRNGTVVPYTDDKITVAITKAFLAVEGGTAAASSRIHDTVARLTEQVTATFKRRMPSGGTIHIEEIQDQVELALMRAGEQKVARDYVIYRDGRSKERAAHAPAEEAVNAHPSIRITRADGSLAPLDMGRLNTIVTEACEGLEEVDGDLIQRETLKNLYDGVALTDVNTALVMTARTLVEREPNYSFVTARLLMDTLRAEGLGFLGVAESATHHEMVDLYAKALPAYISKGIEFELLNPVLASFDLEKLGKAINHERDQQFTYLGLQTLYDRYFIHKDGVRFELPQIFFMRVAMGLAIEEKHKEDRAIEFYNLLSSFDYMSSTPTLFNAGTLRPQLSSCYLTTVPDDLSGIYHAIHDNAMLSKFAGGLGNDWTPVRALGSYIKGTNGKSQGVVPFLKVVNDTAVAVNQGGKRKGAVCAYLETWHMDIEEFIELRKNTGDDRRRTHDMNTANWIPDLFMKRVFDDGKWTLFSPSEVPDLHDLTGKAFEERYEYYEALTEYPGKVKLFKTIQAKDLWRKMLSMLFETGHPWLTFKDPCNLRSPQQHVGVVHSSNLCTEITLNTNKDEIAVCNLGSINLPNHIVNGKLDTAKLERTVNTAVRMLDNVIDINYYSVPQAKNSNFKHRPVGLGIMGFQDALYLQHIPYGSDAAVEFADKSMEAVSYYAIQASCDLADERGAYETFQGSLWSKGILPLDSQQILIEARGQKYIDVDLNESLDWAPVRARVQKGIRNSNIMAIAPTATIANITGVSQSIEPTYQNLYVKSNLSGEFTVINPYLVRDLKARGLWDSVMINDLKYYDGSVQQIERIPQELKELYATAFEVDTKWIVDAASRRQKWIDQAQSLNLYIAGASGKKLDVTYRMAWYRGLKTTYYLRALAATSTEKSTINTGKLNAVSSGGNHGDDSVLAAPAGPAPVPKACAIDEPDCEACQ, encoded by the coding sequence ATGCAAACCGACACAACTCGCGAGAACCCGCAGGGCACCTTGCCGCAGGCCACCGATTCGAATTCGGATCTGTCCGCCACCGCGCCAGGTCAGCTGCGTGTGATCAAGCGTAACGGCACTGTCGTTCCCTACACCGATGACAAGATCACCGTCGCCATCACCAAAGCGTTCCTCGCAGTTGAAGGCGGCACCGCTGCTGCCTCGTCGCGAATCCACGACACCGTTGCCCGCCTGACCGAACAGGTCACCGCGACCTTCAAGCGTCGCATGCCATCGGGCGGCACCATCCACATCGAAGAAATCCAGGACCAGGTCGAACTGGCCCTGATGCGTGCCGGCGAGCAGAAAGTGGCTCGCGACTACGTGATCTACCGTGACGGCCGCTCGAAAGAACGCGCTGCCCACGCACCGGCCGAAGAAGCGGTCAATGCTCACCCGTCGATCCGCATCACCCGTGCCGACGGCAGCCTGGCGCCGCTGGACATGGGCCGCCTGAACACCATCGTCACTGAAGCGTGTGAAGGCCTGGAAGAGGTCGACGGCGACCTGATCCAGCGCGAAACCCTGAAGAACCTGTACGACGGCGTGGCCCTGACCGACGTCAACACCGCCCTGGTGATGACTGCCCGTACCTTGGTTGAGCGCGAGCCGAACTACTCGTTCGTGACCGCCCGCCTGCTGATGGACACCTTGCGTGCCGAAGGCCTGGGCTTCCTCGGCGTGGCCGAAAGCGCTACCCACCACGAAATGGTCGACCTGTACGCCAAGGCCCTGCCAGCCTACATCTCCAAAGGTATCGAGTTCGAACTGCTGAACCCTGTGCTGGCCTCCTTCGACCTGGAAAAACTGGGCAAGGCGATCAACCACGAGCGCGACCAGCAGTTCACTTACCTGGGCCTGCAAACCCTGTACGACCGTTACTTCATCCACAAGGATGGCGTGCGATTCGAACTGCCGCAGATCTTCTTCATGCGCGTGGCCATGGGCCTGGCGATCGAAGAGAAGCACAAAGAAGACCGTGCGATCGAGTTCTACAACCTGCTGTCGTCCTTCGACTACATGTCGTCGACTCCGACCCTGTTCAACGCCGGTACCCTGCGTCCACAGCTGTCGAGCTGCTACCTGACCACCGTGCCGGATGACCTGTCGGGCATCTACCACGCGATCCACGACAACGCCATGCTGTCCAAATTTGCTGGCGGCCTGGGCAACGACTGGACGCCGGTTCGTGCGCTGGGTTCGTACATCAAGGGCACCAACGGCAAATCCCAGGGCGTTGTTCCGTTCCTGAAAGTCGTGAACGACACCGCCGTTGCCGTTAACCAGGGTGGCAAGCGCAAAGGCGCTGTGTGTGCCTACCTGGAAACCTGGCACATGGACATCGAGGAGTTCATCGAACTCCGTAAGAACACCGGTGATGATCGTCGTCGTACCCACGACATGAACACCGCCAACTGGATCCCTGACCTGTTCATGAAGCGTGTCTTCGATGACGGCAAGTGGACCCTGTTCTCTCCATCCGAAGTACCGGACCTGCACGACCTGACCGGCAAGGCCTTCGAAGAGCGCTACGAGTACTACGAAGCCCTGACCGAGTACCCGGGCAAGGTCAAGCTGTTCAAGACCATCCAGGCCAAAGACCTGTGGCGCAAAATGCTGTCCATGCTGTTCGAAACCGGCCACCCATGGCTGACCTTCAAAGACCCGTGCAACCTGCGCAGCCCGCAGCAGCACGTTGGCGTGGTCCACAGCTCGAACCTGTGCACCGAGATCACCTTGAACACCAACAAGGACGAGATCGCCGTTTGCAACCTGGGCTCGATCAACCTGCCGAACCACATCGTCAACGGCAAGCTGGACACCGCCAAGCTGGAACGCACCGTGAACACCGCCGTTCGCATGCTCGATAACGTTATCGACATCAACTACTACTCGGTGCCGCAAGCGAAGAACTCCAACTTCAAGCACCGTCCGGTCGGTCTGGGCATCATGGGCTTCCAGGACGCTTTGTACCTGCAGCACATCCCTTACGGTTCCGACGCTGCCGTCGAGTTCGCCGACAAGTCGATGGAAGCGGTCAGCTACTACGCGATCCAGGCTTCCTGCGACCTGGCCGATGAGCGTGGCGCCTACGAGACGTTCCAGGGTTCGCTGTGGTCCAAAGGCATCCTGCCGCTGGATTCGCAACAGATCCTGATCGAGGCCCGTGGCCAGAAGTACATCGATGTCGACCTGAACGAATCCCTGGACTGGGCACCGGTTCGCGCCCGTGTACAGAAAGGCATTCGTAACTCGAACATCATGGCCATCGCACCGACCGCGACCATCGCCAACATCACTGGCGTATCGCAGTCGATCGAACCGACCTACCAGAACCTGTATGTGAAATCGAACCTGTCGGGCGAATTCACCGTGATCAACCCGTACCTGGTTCGCGACCTGAAAGCTCGCGGCCTGTGGGACTCGGTCATGATCAACGACCTGAAGTACTACGACGGTTCGGTGCAGCAGATCGAGCGCATCCCGCAAGAACTCAAAGAGCTCTACGCGACTGCCTTCGAAGTGGACACCAAGTGGATCGTCGACGCCGCCAGCCGTCGTCAGAAGTGGATCGACCAGGCTCAGTCGCTGAACCTGTACATCGCCGGCGCTTCGGGCAAGAAGCTGGACGTGACCTACCGCATGGCCTGGTACCGTGGCCTGAAAACCACTTACTACCTCCGTGCCCTGGCTGCGACCAGCACCGAGAAGTCGACCATCAACACCGGCAAGCTGAACGCTGTTTCCAGCGGCGGCAACCACGGTGACGACTCGGTCCTGGCAGCTCCTGCCGGCCCAGCTCCAGTGCCAAAGGCTTGCGCCATCGACGAGCCGGATTGCGAAGCTTGCCAATAA
- a CDS encoding response regulator transcription factor, with the protein MKLLVVEDEALLRHHLQTRLTESGHVVESVANAEEALYQTAQFNFDLAVIDLGLPGMSGLDLIRQLRSSGKTFPILILTARGNWQDKVEGLAAGADDYLVKPFQFEELEARLNALLRRSSGFTQSTIVAGPLLLDLNRKQASLDEQPLALTAYEYRILEYLMRHHQQVVPKDRLMEQLYPDDDERDPNVIEVLVGRLRRKLEGPGGFKPIDTVRGLGYLFNERCT; encoded by the coding sequence ATGAAATTGCTGGTCGTCGAAGATGAAGCGCTGCTGCGTCATCACCTGCAAACCCGCCTGACGGAGAGCGGCCACGTGGTCGAGTCCGTGGCCAACGCCGAGGAGGCGCTGTACCAGACCGCACAGTTCAACTTTGACCTGGCGGTGATCGACCTCGGTCTGCCGGGCATGAGCGGGCTCGACCTGATCCGCCAGTTGCGCTCAAGTGGCAAAACCTTCCCGATCCTGATCCTCACCGCGCGCGGCAACTGGCAGGACAAGGTCGAAGGCCTGGCCGCCGGTGCCGATGATTACCTGGTCAAGCCGTTTCAGTTCGAAGAACTGGAGGCCCGCCTGAATGCCTTGCTGCGACGCTCCAGCGGTTTCACCCAATCGACCATCGTCGCTGGCCCGTTACTGCTGGATCTGAATCGCAAGCAGGCGTCCCTCGACGAACAGCCGCTGGCGCTGACCGCGTATGAGTACCGCATTCTCGAATACCTGATGCGTCACCATCAGCAAGTGGTACCCAAGGACCGCTTGATGGAACAGCTCTACCCGGATGACGACGAGCGTGATCCGAATGTGATCGAGGTGCTGGTCGGCCGTCTGCGCCGCAAACTGGAGGGGCCGGGCGGGTTCAAGCCGATCGACACCGTGCGCGGCCTGGGCTACCTGTTCAACGAGCGTTGCACTTGA
- a CDS encoding ATP-binding protein, with protein sequence MNSIFLRIYGGMCAALILVAVLGVLALHLLNQVRSEQYRERLAHGTFSLMADNLQPMNQTERHRALLVWERLLGIPLALKTFAETDLDLTQRTRVLRGQALVEQTGPHAAKVYKLVSDKEQLMLTGEVQQISEQLARATIYLLTDELVRTPVADQPLRLAHLKESKGFGFDLRLVTVDEADMDEDQSRRVSEGDTVMALGKGGDSIRVFAGMVGTPWVLEIGPLYQMNPYPPEWLVLIAALGLTLIGLIVYLLVRQLERRLRGLEAAATRIAKGSLETRVPARGADSVGRLASAFNGMAEHLQQLLAIQRELVRAVSHELRTPVARLRFGLEMIGSATTPQALEKYCQGMDHDIEDLDRLVDEMLTYARLEQGSPALNFQRIDLDALVNQVIEELAPLRADVTVQRGLCLSAADNDDAWVEAEPRYLHRAIQNLVTNAMRHAQSRVTISYQVGQQRCRVDIEDDGPGVPESAWEKIFTPFLRLDDSRTRASGGHGLGLSIVRRIIHWHDGRALIGKSKSLGGACFSLSWPRNQEKR encoded by the coding sequence GTGAACTCGATCTTCCTGCGTATCTATGGCGGCATGTGCGCCGCGCTGATTCTGGTGGCGGTGCTCGGTGTGCTGGCGTTGCACCTGCTCAATCAGGTGCGCAGCGAGCAATACCGCGAACGCCTGGCCCACGGCACGTTCTCGCTGATGGCCGACAACCTGCAACCGATGAACCAGACCGAGCGCCACCGCGCCTTGCTGGTGTGGGAGCGGCTGCTGGGGATTCCGCTGGCGCTGAAGACCTTTGCCGAGACCGACCTCGACCTGACCCAGCGCACCCGTGTGTTGCGCGGCCAGGCATTGGTGGAGCAGACCGGGCCGCACGCGGCGAAGGTCTACAAGCTGGTCAGCGACAAGGAACAGTTGATGCTCACCGGGGAGGTGCAGCAGATCAGCGAGCAGCTGGCCCGGGCGACCATCTACCTGTTGACCGATGAACTGGTGCGCACCCCGGTCGCCGACCAGCCCTTGCGCCTGGCGCATTTGAAGGAAAGCAAGGGCTTCGGCTTCGACCTGCGCCTGGTCACGGTCGACGAGGCAGACATGGACGAAGACCAGAGCCGCCGGGTATCCGAGGGCGACACGGTGATGGCGCTGGGCAAGGGGGGCGATTCGATCCGGGTGTTTGCCGGCATGGTGGGCACGCCGTGGGTCCTGGAAATCGGCCCGTTGTATCAGATGAATCCTTATCCGCCGGAGTGGCTGGTGCTGATCGCCGCGCTGGGCCTGACACTGATCGGTCTGATCGTCTATCTGCTGGTGCGCCAGCTCGAGCGACGCTTGCGTGGCCTGGAAGCCGCCGCCACGCGCATCGCCAAGGGCAGCCTGGAAACCCGCGTACCCGCTCGCGGCGCGGACTCGGTGGGGCGGCTGGCCTCGGCGTTCAACGGCATGGCAGAACACTTGCAGCAGTTGCTGGCGATCCAGCGCGAACTGGTGCGTGCGGTGTCCCACGAATTGCGCACGCCGGTGGCACGCCTGCGCTTTGGCCTGGAGATGATCGGCTCGGCCACTACGCCGCAAGCCCTGGAAAAATACTGCCAGGGCATGGACCACGACATCGAGGACCTCGACCGGCTGGTGGACGAGATGCTGACCTACGCGCGGTTGGAGCAGGGTTCGCCGGCGCTGAACTTTCAGCGGATCGATCTGGATGCCTTGGTCAATCAGGTGATCGAAGAACTGGCGCCGTTGCGTGCCGACGTCACGGTGCAACGCGGGTTGTGCCTGTCGGCCGCCGATAACGACGACGCCTGGGTCGAGGCCGAGCCGCGCTACCTCCACCGTGCGATCCAGAACCTGGTGACCAATGCCATGCGCCACGCGCAATCACGGGTGACCATCAGCTATCAGGTCGGGCAGCAGCGATGCCGGGTGGATATCGAGGATGACGGGCCGGGTGTGCCGGAGTCGGCGTGGGAAAAGATCTTTACGCCGTTCCTGCGTCTTGACGACAGCCGTACCCGCGCGTCTGGAGGTCATGGGTTAGGCCTGTCCATTGTGCGGCGCATCATCCATTGGCATGACGGGCGCGCGTTGATCGGCAAGAGCAAGAGCCTGGGCGGGGCGTGCTTCAGTCTGAGCTGGCCGCGCAATCAGGAGAAGCGTTGA
- a CDS encoding 4'-phosphopantetheinyl transferase superfamily protein has product MNHAPALPVCCTPLDDHWPLPFVLPDTVLLSTHFDSTRLASDDFQRSAVEVPASIQRSVAKRQAEFLAGRVCARAALQRLEGLSLIPAIGEDRAPVWPAHITGSITHSTGRAAAIVANKSQWRGLGMDLENLLNAERAERLAGEILNPPELQRMTAGDHDQRALLVTLTFSVKESLFKALYPIVRKRFYFEHAEVLEWRESGEVRLRLLTDLSNEWRSGTELDAQFGVKDGQLLSLVSIRT; this is encoded by the coding sequence ATGAATCATGCCCCCGCCCTGCCCGTCTGCTGCACGCCCCTCGATGACCATTGGCCACTGCCGTTTGTGCTGCCCGATACGGTCCTGCTGAGTACTCACTTCGATAGCACCCGACTGGCCAGCGATGACTTTCAGCGCAGCGCTGTCGAAGTGCCGGCGAGCATCCAGCGATCTGTCGCCAAACGGCAGGCGGAGTTTCTCGCCGGGCGAGTGTGTGCCCGGGCCGCGCTGCAGCGACTGGAAGGCTTGAGTTTGATTCCAGCCATCGGTGAAGACCGGGCACCGGTCTGGCCTGCTCATATCACTGGCTCGATCACCCATAGCACTGGCCGGGCCGCGGCGATCGTGGCGAACAAAAGCCAATGGCGCGGCCTGGGCATGGACCTGGAAAACCTGCTCAATGCCGAGCGGGCCGAACGCCTGGCTGGGGAAATCCTCAATCCGCCGGAGCTCCAGCGCATGACGGCCGGTGATCATGATCAACGGGCGTTGCTGGTCACCCTGACTTTTTCGGTCAAGGAAAGCCTGTTCAAGGCCCTCTATCCGATCGTTCGGAAACGCTTTTATTTCGAACACGCCGAAGTGCTGGAGTGGCGTGAGTCGGGTGAGGTGCGGTTGCGGTTGCTTACTGATTTGTCCAACGAATGGCGCTCTGGCACCGAGCTGGATGCGCAGTTTGGGGTCAAGGATGGGCAGTTGCTGAGTCTGGTCAGCATCAGGACCTGA
- a CDS encoding dienelactone hydrolase family protein yields MRLFLAVLLLALSGLSQAAIQTREIPYQSADGTKMIGYYAYDDAIKGPRPGVVVVHEFWGLNDYAKRRARDLAGLGYSALAIDMYGDGKNTEHPKDAMAFMQAVAKDSAVSSARFQAGLDLLKKQPQTDPHKIAAIGYCFGGGVVLNAARQGVPLAGVVSFHGALATNTPATPGSVKAKILVEHGALDSIVTPENITAFKSEMDKAGADYQFVSLDGARHGFSNPDADRLGHGDHGGPDIGYNKAADEKSWADMQAFFKKIFG; encoded by the coding sequence ATGCGCCTGTTCCTCGCCGTCCTCCTGCTGGCCCTGAGCGGGCTCAGCCAGGCCGCTATCCAGACCCGGGAAATCCCCTACCAAAGTGCCGATGGCACGAAAATGATCGGCTATTACGCTTATGACGATGCCATCAAAGGCCCGCGCCCCGGGGTCGTGGTGGTGCATGAGTTCTGGGGCCTTAACGACTACGCCAAGCGTCGCGCCCGGGATCTCGCCGGCCTGGGCTACAGCGCCCTGGCCATCGACATGTACGGCGACGGCAAAAATACCGAGCATCCCAAGGACGCCATGGCTTTCATGCAGGCCGTGGCGAAAGATAGTGCCGTGTCGAGCGCGAGGTTTCAGGCCGGGCTCGACCTGCTAAAAAAGCAGCCGCAAACCGACCCGCATAAAATCGCAGCCATCGGTTACTGCTTCGGTGGTGGTGTGGTGCTCAATGCCGCAAGACAGGGCGTGCCATTGGCGGGTGTGGTGAGCTTCCATGGCGCGCTGGCGACCAATACCCCGGCAACGCCGGGCAGTGTCAAAGCGAAGATCCTGGTGGAACACGGGGCGCTGGACAGCATCGTCACCCCGGAAAACATCACGGCTTTCAAGAGTGAGATGGACAAGGCCGGCGCCGACTACCAATTCGTCAGCCTCGACGGCGCCAGGCACGGCTTCAGCAACCCGGATGCCGATCGACTGGGCCATGGCGATCATGGCGGGCCGGACATCGGCTACAACAAGGCCGCGGATGAAAAATCCTGGGCGGACATGCAGGCTTTCTTCAAGAAGATCTTTGGTTGA